The following proteins come from a genomic window of Meles meles chromosome 1, mMelMel3.1 paternal haplotype, whole genome shotgun sequence:
- the NPBWR1 gene encoding neuropeptides B/W receptor type 1 — protein MHNASFSELGPANTSCLGLALGCPNASSPPLPQPLPPPLAVAVPVVYAVICAVGLAGNSAVLYVLLRAPRMKTVTNLFILNLAIADELFTLVLPINIADFLLQQWPFGELMCKLIVAIDQYNTFSSLYFLTVMSADRYLVVLATAESRRVAGRTYSAARAVSLAVWGLVTLVVLPFAVFARLDDEQGRRQCVLVFPQPEAFWWRASRLYTLVLGFAIPVSTICVFYSILLCRLRAIRLDSQAKALDRAKKRVTLLVVAILAVCLLCWTPYHLSTVVALTTDLPQTPLVIALSYFITSLSYANSCLNPFLYAFLDDSFRRSLRQLLACRAAA, from the coding sequence ATGCACAACGCATCATTTTCGGAGCTGGGGCCAGCCAACACGTCGTGCTTGGGCCTCGCGCTGGGCTGTCCCAACGCATCGAGCCCGCCGCTGCCGCAGCCACTGCCGCCGCCACTGGCGGTGGCGGTGCCCGTCGTCTACGCGGTGATCTGCGCGGTGGGGCTGGCGGGCAACTCGGCAGTGCTGTACGTGCTGCTGCGGGCACCCCGCATGAAGACCGTCACCAACTTGTTTATCCTCAACCTGGCCATCGCCGACGAGCTCTTCACGCTCGTGCTGCCCATCAACATCGCTGACTTCCTGCTACAGCAGTGGCCCTTTGGGGAGCTCATGTGCAAGCTCATCGTGGCCATCGACCAGTACAACACGTTCTCCAGCCTCTACTTCCTCACGGTCATGAGCGCTGACCGCTACCTGGTAGTGCTGGCCACCGCCGAGTCACGCCGGGTGGCTGGCCGCACGTATAGCGCCGCGCGCGCAGTGAGCCTGGCGGTGTGGGGACTCGTGACGCTGGTCGTGCTGCCCTTCGCCGTCTTCGCCCGGCTCGACGACGAGCAGGGCCGGCGCCAGTGCGTGCTGGTCTTCCCGCAGCCAGAGGCCTTCTGGTGGCGGGCGAGCCGCCTCTATACGCTTGTGCTCGGCTTCGCCATCCCCGTGTCCACCATCTGCGTTTTCTACAGCATCCTGCTGTGCCGACTGCGAGCCATACGGCTGGACAGCCAAGCCAAGGCTCTGGATCGCGCTAAGAAACGGGTGACTCTCTTGGTGGTGGCGATCCTGGCCGTGTGCCTCCTCTGCTGGACGCCCTACCACCTGAGCACCGTGGTGGCGCTCACCACTGACCTCCCGCAGACGCCTCTTGTCATCGCGCTCTCCTACTTCATCACCAGCTTGAGTTACGCCAACAGCTGCCTCAACCCCTTTCTCTATGCCTTCCTGGACGACAGCTTCCGCAGGAGCCTCCGCCAGCTGCTGGCCTGCCGGGCTGCCGCTtaa